A single window of Gossypium arboreum isolate Shixiya-1 chromosome 13, ASM2569848v2, whole genome shotgun sequence DNA harbors:
- the LOC108464494 gene encoding heat stress transcription factor A-1b-like isoform X1, which yields METLHGSVPSACADTAANGNTVTPFLSKTYDVVDDPSTDSVVSWSSDNNSFVVWKVPEFARDLLPMYFKHNNFSSFVRQLNTYGFKKVDPDRWEFANVGFLRGQKHALKAISRRKPANVHCNQQQNSSIGACVDVGKFGLQEEVEGLKRDKNVLMQELVRLRQQQQATDNQLQAYGQRVQMMEQRQQQMMSFLAKVMQTPGFLNQLLQQQNESNRQLTGANKKRRLHRQDEENLTGENGAVSPNGQTVKFQPLHNEHQMMEVNTSPRREHGAPPSSALHSSSSSSEISEVTLPEVSPASWQSYLQAESGVPDSSLSTAAAQLTTETSVHKSQKDAIFGSVPQMLGFVPDNTVGPESRNAEYLDPMSVVSNATMPVEADESCAGQDMEIMLDGSPKLPAINDTFWEHFLTGSPLTGDTDEINSSSLENGAYGG from the exons ATGGAGACTCTTCATGGTTCGGTACCATCCGCGTGTGCGGACACCGCAGCCAACGGCAACACGGTGACGCCTTTTCTGAGCAAAACCTACGACGTGGTGGACGATCCGTCCACCGACTCGGTCGTATCGTGGAGTAGTGATAACAACAGCTTCGTTGTCTGGAAAGTGCCCGAGTTTGCGAGGGACCTTTTGCCCATGTATTTTAAGCACAATAACTTCTCCAGCTTTGTCAGACAACTTAATACTTAT GGTTTTAAGAAAGTTGACCCTGATCGTTGGGAATTTGCTAATGTGGGATTCCTAAGAGGTCAGAAACATGCCTTGAAAGCTATCAGCAGGCGGAAGCCTGCTAATGTCCATTGTAATCAGCAACAGAACTCATCCATTGGAGCTTGCGTTGATGTAGGGAAGTTTGGGCTTCAAGAGGAGGTTGAAGGACTTAAGAGAGACAAGAATGTTCTCATGCAGGAACTTGTTAGGTTGAGGCAGCAGCAGCAAGCCACGGACAACCAGTTGCAAGCTTATGGCCAGCGTGTACAGATGATGGAGCAGAGACAGCAGCAAATGATGTCTTTTCTTGCTAAGGTCATGCAAACTCCAGGTTTCTTAAACCAGCTTTTACAGCAGCAAAATGAAAGCAATAGGCAACTGACTGGAGCAAACAAGAAGAGGAGACTCCATAGGCAGGATGAAGAAAATTTAACTGGTGAAAATGGTGCCGTATCTCCAAATGGGCAGACTGTAAAGTTCCAGCCTTTACACAATGAGCACCAGATGATGGAGGTGAACACATCACCGAGGCGGGAACATGGCGCTCCTCCTTCCAGTGCATTACACAGCAGTAGCTCCTCCAGTGAGATTTCGGAAGTGACTCTTCCAGAAGTCTCACCAGCTTCTTGGCAGTCATATCTGCAAGCAGAATCAGGGGTTCCCGACTCTAGTCTGTCAACTGCTGCTGCTCAATTAACAACTGAGACAAGTGTGCATAAATCACAGAAAGATGCAATTTTCGGTAGCGTTCCTCAAATGCTAGGATTTGTACCTGATAATACTGTTGGGCCTGAGAGCAGGAATGCTGAATATCTTGATCCAATGTCAGTCGTATCGAATGCTACAATGCCCGTAGAAGCTGACGAGTCTTGTGCAGGTCAAGATATGGAGATCATGCTTGATGGAAGCCCGAAACTTCCAGCAATTAACGACACATTTTGGGAACATTTTCTGACAGGAAGTCCACTCACTGGGGACACAGATGAGATTAACTCGAGTTCCCTGGAAAATGGTGCATACGGTGGATAG
- the LOC108464494 gene encoding heat stress transcription factor A-1b-like isoform X2, with protein METLHGSVPSACADTAANGNTVTPFLSKTYDVVDDPSTDSVVSWSSDNNSFVVWKVPEFARDLLPMYFKHNNFSSFVRQLNTYGFKKVDPDRWEFANVGFLRGKFGLQEEVEGLKRDKNVLMQELVRLRQQQQATDNQLQAYGQRVQMMEQRQQQMMSFLAKVMQTPGFLNQLLQQQNESNRQLTGANKKRRLHRQDEENLTGENGAVSPNGQTVKFQPLHNEHQMMEVNTSPRREHGAPPSSALHSSSSSSEISEVTLPEVSPASWQSYLQAESGVPDSSLSTAAAQLTTETSVHKSQKDAIFGSVPQMLGFVPDNTVGPESRNAEYLDPMSVVSNATMPVEADESCAGQDMEIMLDGSPKLPAINDTFWEHFLTGSPLTGDTDEINSSSLENGAYGG; from the exons ATGGAGACTCTTCATGGTTCGGTACCATCCGCGTGTGCGGACACCGCAGCCAACGGCAACACGGTGACGCCTTTTCTGAGCAAAACCTACGACGTGGTGGACGATCCGTCCACCGACTCGGTCGTATCGTGGAGTAGTGATAACAACAGCTTCGTTGTCTGGAAAGTGCCCGAGTTTGCGAGGGACCTTTTGCCCATGTATTTTAAGCACAATAACTTCTCCAGCTTTGTCAGACAACTTAATACTTAT GGTTTTAAGAAAGTTGACCCTGATCGTTGGGAATTTGCTAATGTGGGATTCCTAAGAG GGAAGTTTGGGCTTCAAGAGGAGGTTGAAGGACTTAAGAGAGACAAGAATGTTCTCATGCAGGAACTTGTTAGGTTGAGGCAGCAGCAGCAAGCCACGGACAACCAGTTGCAAGCTTATGGCCAGCGTGTACAGATGATGGAGCAGAGACAGCAGCAAATGATGTCTTTTCTTGCTAAGGTCATGCAAACTCCAGGTTTCTTAAACCAGCTTTTACAGCAGCAAAATGAAAGCAATAGGCAACTGACTGGAGCAAACAAGAAGAGGAGACTCCATAGGCAGGATGAAGAAAATTTAACTGGTGAAAATGGTGCCGTATCTCCAAATGGGCAGACTGTAAAGTTCCAGCCTTTACACAATGAGCACCAGATGATGGAGGTGAACACATCACCGAGGCGGGAACATGGCGCTCCTCCTTCCAGTGCATTACACAGCAGTAGCTCCTCCAGTGAGATTTCGGAAGTGACTCTTCCAGAAGTCTCACCAGCTTCTTGGCAGTCATATCTGCAAGCAGAATCAGGGGTTCCCGACTCTAGTCTGTCAACTGCTGCTGCTCAATTAACAACTGAGACAAGTGTGCATAAATCACAGAAAGATGCAATTTTCGGTAGCGTTCCTCAAATGCTAGGATTTGTACCTGATAATACTGTTGGGCCTGAGAGCAGGAATGCTGAATATCTTGATCCAATGTCAGTCGTATCGAATGCTACAATGCCCGTAGAAGCTGACGAGTCTTGTGCAGGTCAAGATATGGAGATCATGCTTGATGGAAGCCCGAAACTTCCAGCAATTAACGACACATTTTGGGAACATTTTCTGACAGGAAGTCCACTCACTGGGGACACAGATGAGATTAACTCGAGTTCCCTGGAAAATGGTGCATACGGTGGATAG
- the LOC108464141 gene encoding protein TORMOZ EMBRYO DEFECTIVE has protein sequence MASATLKKNYRCSQSLQQFYSGGPFVVSSDGSFIACSCGESIKIVDSSNASTKFTIEAESSTITALALSPNDKLLFSAGHSRQIKVWDLDTFKCLRSWKGHDGPVMGMACHGSGGLLATSGADRKVLVWDVDGGFCTHYFKGHKGVVTSIMFHPDVNKSLLFSGSDDTTVRVWDLLAKKCVAVLEKHFSAVSSMAVSEDGWTLLTAGRDKVVNLWDLHDYRCKSTIPTYEVLEAVCVVYSGSRFASSLGAFLQQSGKKKSRSTGIYFITAGERGIVRIWTSEGAVFLYEQKSSDVTISSAEDEDSTRGFISAVMLPLDQGLLCVTADQQFLFYSPAEHLEEKWSLKLTKRLVGFNDEIVDMKFLDEEEQYLAVATNLEQVRVYDLSSMSCSYVLAGHTDTILCLDTSISSNGRRLILTGSKDNSVRLWESEQRCCIGLGIGHMGAVGAVAFSKKCRDFFVSGSSDRTIKVWNFHGLSDDIEEPISLKAKAVVAAHDKDINSLAVAPNDSLVCSGSQDRTACVWRLPELVLVVKFTGHKRGIWCVEFSPVDQCVITASGDKTVKIWAIADGSCLKTFEGHTSSVLRASFLTRGTQFVSCGADGLVKLWTIKTNECIATYDQHEDKVWALAVGKKTEMLATGGSDAVINLWHDSTAAEKEEAFRKEEEGVLRGQELENALLDAEYTKAIQIALELRRPHKLFELFSELCRKREAGYHIDKALHALGKGEFLLLFEYIREWNTKPKLCHVAQSVLFRAFNILPPTEIIEIKGISELLEGLIPYSQRHFSRIDRLIRSTFLLDYTLLRMSVIEPATQDDLKTKSLLHSEKNEEDALLTDNAEEDQKQVSEEQKPKASGKKRKSHKSGDHSRSHKKVKDSSTHANTAAVPSQALRDLR, from the exons ATGGCGTCAGCAACATTAAAAAAGAACTATCGCTGCTCTCAGTCGCTGCAACAGTTTTATAGTGGCGGCCCATTTGTGGTCTCATCAGATGGCTCTTTCATTGCTTGTTCGTGCGGTGAATCCATAAAGATTGTGGATTCATCAAATGCCTCCACGAAATTTACCATCGAGGCTGAGTCCAGTACCATCACGGCATTGGCTTTAAGTCCCAATGATAAGTTGTTATTCTCTGCTGGACATAGTAGGCAAATTAAGGTCTGGGACTTGGATACTTTCAAATGCCTGCGCTCTTGGAAG GGGCATGATGGTCCAGTAATGGGTATGGCTTGCCATGGCTCTGGTGGACTGCTTGCAACTTCAGGAGCTGATAGGAAAGTTCTTGTTTGGGATGTTGATGGTGGTTTCTGCACTCATTACTTTAAAGGTCATAAAGGTGTTGTGACTAGTATCATGTTTCATCCTGATGTAAATAAAAGCCTT CTTTTCTCTGGAAGCGATGACACTACTGTACGGGTCTGGGATCTTCTAGCGAAAAAGTGTGTTGCAGTGCTAGAAAAACATTTCTCAGCAGTTTCTTCTATGGCTGTGTCAGAAGATGGATGGACGTTGCTAACTGCAGGAAGAGATAAG GTTGTAAATTTATGGGACCTTCATGACTATAGATGCAAGAGTACAATACCTACTTATGAGGTGCTTGAAGCTGTTTGTGTAGTTTATTCTGGGAGTCGGTTTGCCTCGTCTCTGGGTGCATTCCTCCAGCAAAGTGGAAAGAAGAAAAGCAGATCGACCGGAATTTATTTTATCACAGCTGGTGAACGTGGAATTGTACGCATCTGGACCTCTGAAGG TGCAGTTTTCTTGTATGAGCAAAAGTCCTCAGATGTTACTATTAGCTCagccgaggatgaagattcaacaAGGGGTTTCATTAGTGCTGTTATGCTACCCTTGGATCAAGGATTGCTTTGTGTGACAGCTGATCAGCAGTTTCTCTTTTATTCTCCAGCGGAGCATCTAGAAGAAAAGTGGTCTTTAAAATTGACCAAAAGGCTTGTGGGTTTCAACGATGAGATTGTGGATATGAAGTTTCTTGATGAAGAGGAACAATATCTAGCTGTTGCTACAAATCTTGAACAG GTTCGAGTGTATGACCTTTCCTCCATGTCATGTTCCTATGTTTTGGCTGGTCATACTGATACTATTCTATGCCTTGATACATCTATATCAAGTAATGGAAGAAGACTTATTCTAACTGGGAGTAAGGACAATAGT GTAAGGTTGTGGGAATCAGAACAAAGGTGTTGCATAGGACTTGGCATAGGTCACATGGGAGCGGTTGGAGCTGTTGCTTTTTCCAAGAAGTGCCGAGATTTTTTTGTCAGTGGCAGTAG TGATCGTACCATTAAGGTTTGGAACTTTCATGGACTCTCTGATGATATTGAAGAGCCTATTAGTTTAAAAGCAAAGGCAGTTGTAGCAGCGCATGATAAAGATATAAATTCTCTGGCTGTTGCACCAAATGACAGTTTAGTGTGTAGTGGTTCACAG GATCGTACTGCTTGTGTTTGGAGGCTTCCAGAACTGGTACTTGTGGTTAAGTTTACAGGGCATAAACGAGGGATCTGGTGTGTAGAGTTTTCACCTGTTGATCAATGTGTAATAACAGCATCAGGTGACAAGACTGTAAAGATATGGGCTATAGCTGATGGTTCGTGCCTGAAAACATTTGAAGGGCATACATCAAGTGTATTAAGAGCATCATTTCTTACACGTGGGACCCAGTTTGTATCATGTG GTGCTGATGGGTTGGTTAAGCTGTGGACAATCAAAACAAATGAATGCATCGCTACCTATGATCAGCATGAGGACAAG GTTTGGGCATTGGCCGTTGGGAAAAAGACAGAAATGTTAGCAACAGGTGGCAGTGATGCAGTGATCAATCTGTGGCATGATTCAACTGCTGCTGAGAAAGAGGAAGCTTTTCGTAAAGAG GAAGAAGGGGTTTTGAGAGGGCAAGAATTAGAAAATGCACTGTTAGATGCTGAGTACACAAAGGCAATACAAATTGCTTTGGAGCTTAGGAGGCCTCATAAACTTTTCGAGCTGTTTTCTGAGCTTTGCAG GAAGAGAGAAGCTGGGTACCATATAGACAAAGCCCTTCATGCCCTTGGCAAGGGAGAATTTCTTCTACTTTTTGAGTATATACGAGAGTGGAACACAAAGCCAAAGCTGTGTCATGTTGCCCAATCTGTTCTTTTCCGAGCTTTCAACATTCTTCCTCCGACAGAGATTATCGAG ATAAAAGGCATTAGTGAACTACTTGAAGGTCTTATCCCATATTCTCAGAGACATTTCAGCAGGATAGACAGGCTTATAAGGAGCACATTTCTGTTGGACTACACTCTTCTTCGAATGTCCGTTATTGAACCCGCGACTCAGGATGATTTGAAGACCAAATCTTTATTACATTCCGAGAAAAATGAGGAAGATGCACTTTTAACAGATAATGCAGAAGAAGATCAAAAGCAAGTTTCCGAAGAGCAGAAACCAAAGGCCTCTGGGAAAAAGAGGAAATCTCACAAATCTGGAGACCATTCACGCTCACATAAGAAGGTCAAGGACAGCTCAACTCATGCAAATACTGCAGCTGTGCCATCGCAGGCATTACGGGATTTAAGATAG